A window of the Lentisphaera araneosa HTCC2155 genome harbors these coding sequences:
- the modA gene encoding molybdate ABC transporter substrate-binding protein, whose translation MNKAKYIFLSLVALLLIATGFLFKNDPSETGEATKSLDFYCAAGMKLPAAAVVKDYEREFGVKINIIYGGSGTLLNNLAVAQKGDLYLAADYSYITLAREKGLLAEAIPVNQLRAGLAVAKGNPHGISSLQDLLDKKDLKIGLANPDAASVGKFTKKVLSQHKYWQAIEERVKNDGVFTGTVNELTNNLKLSSIDVGIVWDAVAAQYPELDFVALAEFDAKPKNTTIGILKSSENAAQALHFARFLTARDRGLKHFEAMGFKIVEGDKWANRPELNFFGGGMLRPAVEESIREFELREGVIVKTTFNGCGILVSQMEAGAHPDAYFACDTKFMEQVQDRFDPSTDVTSNDIVIAVEKGNPKGINSLNDMLKPGVKVGLGHPDKSALGYLTMEMLKSVNLYDKIKKNVAVDSPTGDFLINQISIHSVDAVIIYKSNFMASPSAVRECDMIEIPLKEAKAVQPYAISKNNDHKELLKRLMIQLTSHQERFTDIGFHWQAAE comes from the coding sequence ATGAATAAAGCGAAATACATTTTTCTTAGTCTTGTTGCCCTATTATTAATTGCTACGGGATTTTTGTTTAAGAATGACCCCTCCGAAACAGGTGAAGCCACAAAGAGTCTTGATTTTTATTGTGCCGCTGGAATGAAACTTCCAGCCGCCGCAGTGGTGAAGGATTACGAACGTGAATTTGGCGTCAAAATCAATATTATCTATGGTGGTTCAGGGACGCTGCTCAATAACTTGGCGGTGGCGCAAAAAGGCGACCTCTATTTAGCAGCGGATTATAGTTACATTACTTTAGCTCGAGAAAAAGGTTTGCTCGCGGAAGCGATTCCCGTGAACCAATTGCGTGCGGGTTTAGCGGTTGCTAAAGGCAATCCCCATGGGATCAGCTCACTGCAGGATTTGCTGGATAAAAAAGATTTAAAGATTGGTCTCGCTAATCCCGATGCGGCATCAGTGGGGAAGTTCACCAAAAAAGTTCTCAGCCAACATAAGTATTGGCAAGCTATTGAAGAGCGCGTGAAAAATGACGGTGTCTTTACGGGCACAGTTAATGAATTGACCAATAACCTCAAATTAAGCTCCATTGACGTGGGGATCGTTTGGGATGCGGTGGCCGCACAATACCCAGAGTTGGATTTCGTCGCACTTGCCGAGTTTGATGCGAAACCCAAAAACACTACGATTGGCATTTTGAAATCAAGCGAAAATGCTGCGCAGGCCTTGCACTTCGCCCGTTTCCTGACGGCGCGCGATAGAGGGCTGAAACATTTTGAAGCCATGGGTTTTAAAATTGTTGAAGGCGATAAATGGGCCAATCGACCCGAGCTCAATTTCTTTGGTGGTGGGATGTTACGTCCTGCAGTGGAAGAGAGCATCCGCGAATTTGAACTACGTGAAGGAGTGATCGTAAAAACCACTTTTAATGGCTGTGGGATCTTGGTTTCACAGATGGAAGCAGGAGCACATCCCGACGCTTATTTTGCTTGTGATACTAAATTCATGGAACAAGTTCAAGATAGGTTTGATCCTTCGACTGATGTGACTAGCAATGATATAGTGATTGCTGTGGAGAAAGGAAATCCCAAAGGTATAAATTCATTAAATGATATGCTCAAGCCCGGTGTGAAAGTGGGTTTGGGGCATCCCGATAAGTCGGCTTTGGGTTACCTGACAATGGAGATGCTTAAGTCGGTGAACCTTTATGATAAAATCAAGAAAAATGTTGCGGTAGATTCTCCCACGGGAGATTTCTTAATCAATCAGATCAGTATACATTCTGTGGATGCAGTTATTATTTATAAGAGTAATTTTATGGCCAGCCCGAGTGCGGTGCGCGAATGTGATATGATTGAGATTCCACTTAAAGAAGCCAAGGCCGTTCAGCCTTATGCGATTTCAAAGAATAATGATCACAAAGAGCTTCTTAAGCGTTTGATGATCCAACTCACGAGCCATCAAGAGCGCTTCACTGATATTGGTTTTCATTGGCAGGCAGCTGAGTGA
- a CDS encoding ABC transporter permease has protein sequence MSETKPVEQVVKNGEGVRAKMRKVPSDKPFIIGLAFIFSLYLLLILGMLVADANYTSFADIAKTLENPNIQYSLKITMLSCFIATILSVIVAVPTGYLLARFRFPGKAALDALLDIPIILPPLVIGLSLLILFHKFSVFGTSIEEWCVIIFSGIYSFFSGKAPDFSVGVTYKVPAIILAQFSVSCAFAVRTMRNTFDQMSPRQEQVAMTLGCNRSQAFWLIAVPGAWRGILTAAALAWARALGEFGPILIFAGTTRGRTEVLSTSVFLEISIGNLEGAVAVSMIMVVIALAVLFLVRLIDGRKGGLYDIN, from the coding sequence GTGAGCGAAACCAAGCCAGTCGAGCAAGTCGTCAAGAATGGTGAAGGTGTCCGAGCGAAGATGCGCAAAGTGCCTTCGGATAAACCTTTTATCATTGGCCTCGCTTTTATTTTTTCGCTCTACCTCTTGCTCATTTTGGGAATGCTCGTTGCCGATGCTAATTACACGAGTTTTGCGGACATCGCAAAAACTCTCGAAAATCCCAATATTCAGTACTCGCTAAAAATCACCATGCTCAGTTGCTTCATCGCCACCATCCTCAGTGTCATTGTGGCAGTGCCGACGGGCTACTTGCTGGCGCGCTTTCGTTTTCCAGGTAAAGCAGCTTTGGATGCATTGCTCGACATTCCGATTATTCTTCCCCCCTTAGTGATTGGCTTGAGTCTCTTGATATTGTTTCATAAATTTTCCGTGTTTGGAACCAGTATCGAAGAGTGGTGCGTGATTATTTTCTCGGGGATCTATTCATTCTTCAGTGGTAAAGCGCCTGATTTTTCCGTGGGGGTGACTTACAAGGTCCCCGCAATTATTCTCGCTCAATTTAGTGTTTCCTGTGCTTTTGCGGTGCGCACCATGCGTAATACTTTCGATCAAATGAGTCCTCGCCAAGAGCAAGTCGCCATGACTTTGGGCTGCAATCGTTCACAAGCTTTTTGGCTCATTGCCGTTCCGGGTGCTTGGCGCGGGATTTTGACCGCAGCCGCCCTCGCTTGGGCACGTGCACTCGGTGAGTTTGGCCCCATCCTTATTTTTGCAGGTACGACTCGCGGTCGTACAGAGGTTTTATCCACATCAGTATTTTTGGAAATCAGCATTGGTAACTTAGAGGGTGCGGTCGCCGTATCAATGATTATGGTGGTGATTGCCTTGGCAGTCTTGTTCCTCGTGCGTCTGATAGATGGTCGCAAAGGAGGTCTTTATGATATCAATTAA
- a CDS encoding ATP-binding cassette domain-containing protein, translated as MISIKDCTIQAGKFKISHINIEIPTGSYGILMGKTGSGKTTILEALCGLRKVSAGQILINGVDITKKRPAERNIGFLPQDIALFDHMSVYEHIAFGMRIQKWNKVDIDKRVRELAEQLKINHLLERKPAGLSGGERQRTAMGRALAVRPQVLCLDEPLSTLDDDTHEDVINLIKEVTQENQVTSLHITHRKSEAALLGDHFFELCDGRIIQDQETFS; from the coding sequence ATGATATCAATTAAGGATTGCACCATACAAGCAGGTAAATTTAAGATCTCTCATATCAATATCGAGATCCCCACGGGAAGCTACGGCATCTTGATGGGCAAAACGGGCTCGGGTAAGACGACTATTCTCGAAGCACTTTGCGGACTTCGCAAAGTCTCGGCAGGACAAATCTTAATCAATGGGGTCGATATAACCAAGAAGCGCCCAGCCGAAAGAAACATTGGCTTTTTGCCACAAGATATTGCGCTTTTCGATCATATGTCAGTTTATGAGCACATTGCTTTTGGTATGCGCATTCAAAAATGGAATAAAGTTGACATTGATAAACGCGTGCGTGAACTCGCAGAACAATTAAAAATTAATCACTTACTCGAGCGCAAGCCGGCAGGTTTGAGCGGCGGTGAACGTCAGCGCACGGCCATGGGCCGAGCTCTTGCGGTTAGACCTCAGGTGCTCTGCTTAGATGAGCCGCTTAGCACACTGGATGACGATACGCACGAAGATGTGATCAATCTAATTAAAGAAGTGACTCAGGAGAACCAAGTCACTTCACTACATATTACCCATAGAAAATCTGAAGCTGCTTTGCTTGGCGATCATTTTTTCGAGCTTTGCGATGGTCGCATTATCCAAGATCAGGAGACTTTTTCATGA
- a CDS encoding ABC transporter permease: MTLFKLIRKEIGHRKINFGLSILAVAVAAAAWLLSDAFLTSANLQSEALIQEKVEETEKHMKKLEDDIRKSMKGLGFNIYIFPEGQDLSEVYSQGYASKTMPEEYVYKLANSNIVTVNHLLPTLTRSLEWPEHKRKIVLIGIRGQVPKSHGKPKKPLVNPVAENDMVLGYELHKSLGLKVGDKATFMGREFTVSKIHRQRGSKDDITAWINLGVCQQLLGMEKRINSILALECNCATVDRIGEIRKELLAILPGTQIIEHDSKALARAEARNKTHETALLEIESIKKQQHELRLKRENMVAIMVPFVAILCMATIALLAFLNVRERIYELGLLLSLGVKTSKILFAYLVKACLSALVGALIGVGLLYLCLNFGKESYFNSHSACALVQSSKVILIIVAMPVLAMLATWLPALWAAQTDPAEVLRHD; this comes from the coding sequence ATGACCCTTTTTAAACTTATTCGCAAAGAAATTGGCCATCGAAAAATCAATTTTGGCCTCTCAATTCTCGCTGTTGCGGTGGCCGCAGCCGCTTGGCTCTTGAGTGATGCTTTTCTCACCAGTGCCAATTTACAATCTGAGGCCCTGATTCAAGAAAAAGTTGAAGAAACAGAGAAGCATATGAAAAAGCTTGAAGACGATATTCGCAAATCGATGAAGGGCTTGGGCTTCAATATTTATATTTTCCCCGAAGGGCAAGATTTGAGCGAAGTTTACTCTCAGGGTTACGCGAGTAAAACCATGCCGGAAGAATATGTCTATAAGTTAGCGAACTCCAATATCGTTACGGTCAATCACCTCTTGCCAACTCTGACCAGGAGCCTTGAATGGCCTGAGCATAAGAGAAAAATTGTTTTAATTGGGATTCGTGGACAAGTCCCCAAGTCGCACGGCAAACCCAAAAAACCTCTCGTGAATCCCGTCGCCGAAAATGATATGGTTTTGGGTTATGAGCTCCACAAGAGTCTCGGACTCAAAGTGGGTGATAAAGCGACTTTTATGGGGCGTGAATTCACGGTTTCAAAAATTCATCGCCAACGCGGCTCAAAAGATGATATCACCGCCTGGATCAATTTAGGGGTTTGTCAGCAACTCTTGGGAATGGAAAAACGAATCAATTCGATCTTGGCGCTGGAATGCAATTGTGCCACTGTGGATCGCATTGGCGAAATCCGCAAAGAACTTCTAGCAATTTTGCCGGGTACGCAAATTATTGAACACGATAGTAAAGCCTTGGCTCGAGCTGAAGCTCGAAATAAAACGCATGAGACGGCGCTGCTGGAGATTGAATCAATCAAAAAACAACAGCATGAACTCAGATTGAAGCGCGAGAATATGGTGGCGATTATGGTTCCTTTTGTGGCGATTCTCTGTATGGCGACGATTGCGCTCTTGGCTTTCCTTAATGTGAGGGAACGCATTTACGAACTGGGCTTATTATTGAGTCTCGGGGTGAAGACAAGCAAAATTTTATTTGCCTACTTAGTGAAGGCTTGTTTGAGCGCCTTGGTGGGAGCACTCATTGGTGTGGGGCTGCTTTACCTCTGCCTCAATTTCGGAAAAGAGTCTTACTTCAATTCTCATTCAGCCTGTGCCTTAGTGCAGAGCTCAAAAGTAATTTTGATTATTGTGGCTATGCCAGTCTTGGCAATGTTAGCTACTTGGTTGCCAGCCCTTTGGGCGGCGCAAACTGACCCAGCGGAGGTACTTCGTCATGACTAA
- a CDS encoding ABC transporter ATP-binding protein, whose protein sequence is MTNSIEIKQASKAYQRKNQTPVQALDKLDLKAESGDFIAVLGPSGCGKSTLMLSAGGLLEVDSGQVVINGQDLSQLSSSQKAEFRAKNVAYVYQEFHLIPYLNVIDNVRIADLALGSGSEQKAEEILKKFGLAERAQHLPSELSVGEQQRVALSRAIYSGAKIILADEPTGNLDSENAETVLKALKDFTEEGGIVIMVTHDDRAVAYAAKKLSMSAGQWSA, encoded by the coding sequence ATGACTAATTCAATTGAAATTAAGCAGGCCTCAAAAGCCTATCAACGTAAAAACCAGACTCCCGTTCAAGCTTTAGATAAGCTCGACTTAAAAGCTGAGAGTGGCGATTTTATTGCTGTCCTAGGACCGAGTGGTTGTGGCAAATCAACTTTGATGTTGAGTGCAGGCGGACTTTTAGAAGTCGATTCGGGTCAGGTGGTGATCAATGGTCAGGACCTTAGCCAACTCAGTAGCTCACAAAAGGCGGAGTTTCGCGCTAAGAATGTGGCCTACGTCTATCAAGAATTTCACTTAATTCCCTACCTCAATGTGATTGATAACGTTCGCATTGCGGATCTCGCATTAGGATCTGGCTCTGAACAAAAAGCCGAAGAAATTCTCAAAAAATTTGGTTTGGCGGAGCGAGCCCAGCATCTTCCCTCTGAATTGAGTGTGGGTGAGCAACAGCGCGTCGCTCTGTCTCGAGCCATTTATTCTGGAGCTAAAATTATTTTAGCCGATGAACCCACGGGGAATTTGGATAGCGAGAATGCCGAAACAGTGCTCAAAGCCCTTAAAGATTTTACCGAAGAGGGTGGCATTGTGATTATGGTGACTCACGACGATCGCGCGGTGGCTTATGCGGCCAAAAAGCTCAGCATGTCTGCAGGACAGTGGAGCGCTTAA